One genomic window of Diospyros lotus cultivar Yz01 chromosome 8, ASM1463336v1, whole genome shotgun sequence includes the following:
- the LOC127808135 gene encoding FCS-Like Zinc finger 6 yields MLLGKRPRPPMKRTTSMTEFTLDLSIGEPSDPLKGLAGAGGSSGARSDHSFLATSTASQNHRRNSTDFIDTAHFLRACSLCKRRLISGRDIYMYRGDSAFCSLECRQQQMAQDERKERSFLASKMKEALPAGAAARSDVVSAKGGAAAAV; encoded by the exons atGTTGCTGGGGAAAAGGCCACGTCCCCCGATGAAGAGGACCACCAGCATGACGGAGTTCACCTTGGATCTAAGCATCGGCGAGCCCTCTGATCCTCTGAAAGGCCTCGCCGGAGCGGGCGGTAGCTCCGGCGCCAGGTCGGACCACTCCTTCTTGGCCACCTCCACCGCCTCACAGAACCACCGCCGGAATTCAACCGATTTCATCGACACCGCTCATTTCCTGAGGGCTTGCTCCCTCTGCAAGCGCCGCCTGATCTCCGGCCGCGATATCTACATGTATAG AGGTGATAGCGCGTTTTGCAGCCTAGAGTGCAGACAGCAGCAGATGGCGCAAGACGAGCGGAAAGAGAGGAGCTTCTTGGCGTCGAAGATGAAGGAAGCTCTGCCGGCCGGCGCCGCCGCCAGATCAGACGTCGTCTCCGCCAAAGGCGGGGCCGCCGCCGCTGTGTGA